From the Pseudomonas putida genome, one window contains:
- a CDS encoding WD40/YVTN/BNR-like repeat-containing protein encodes MSVCKRCSVAMLLWGALQGAPQAAPFTDVLDLPAMPSALAAASALRDVTRAGERLVAVGPRGHILYSDDHGAHWQQAQVPVSADLNAVSFPSAEHGWAVGNDGVVLYSRDGGQHWEKQLDGRELADGTDSTLLDVWFSDDQHGYAVGLFNLLLRTEDGGQHWLPWQAHSDNPQGLHLTSLAPVGDALYITGEQGLLLKLDAASQRFEQVPTPYAGTLFGAVGKPGLLLIYGLRGNAYRSTDGGQQWQPVSSGVKTSLTAASLGAGGDVWLASQAGDLLLSRDGGASFSPQPQATRGPVTALANDAGTGLVLVGERGVRTFDERRP; translated from the coding sequence ATGTCTGTCTGCAAACGATGCAGCGTGGCGATGCTGCTCTGGGGCGCGCTGCAAGGCGCGCCCCAGGCGGCGCCCTTCACCGACGTGCTGGACCTGCCGGCCATGCCCAGTGCATTGGCCGCAGCCAGCGCGCTGCGGGATGTGACCCGGGCCGGTGAGCGCCTGGTGGCGGTGGGCCCGCGTGGGCACATCCTGTACTCCGACGACCATGGCGCGCACTGGCAGCAGGCTCAGGTGCCGGTGAGCGCCGACCTCAATGCCGTCAGTTTCCCCTCCGCCGAGCACGGCTGGGCGGTGGGCAACGACGGCGTGGTGCTGTACAGCCGCGACGGCGGCCAGCACTGGGAAAAGCAGCTCGATGGCCGTGAACTGGCCGATGGCACCGACAGCACCTTGCTCGATGTGTGGTTCAGCGATGACCAGCACGGCTATGCCGTGGGCCTGTTCAACCTACTGCTGCGCACCGAGGACGGTGGCCAGCACTGGCTACCGTGGCAGGCGCACAGCGACAACCCGCAAGGCCTGCACCTGACCAGCCTGGCGCCAGTCGGTGACGCGCTGTACATCACTGGCGAGCAAGGCCTGCTGCTCAAGCTGGATGCCGCCAGTCAACGCTTCGAGCAGGTTCCCACGCCGTATGCCGGCACCTTGTTCGGTGCCGTCGGCAAACCCGGCCTGCTGCTGATCTACGGCTTGCGTGGCAATGCCTACCGCAGCACCGATGGCGGCCAGCAATGGCAACCGGTCAGCAGTGGGGTCAAGACCAGCCTCACGGCGGCCAGCCTTGGCGCAGGCGGCGATGTCTGGCTGGCCAGCCAGGCCGGCGACCTGCTGCTCAGCCGCGACGGCGGCGCCAGCTTCAGCCCGCAGCCACAAGCCACACGTGGCCCGGTGACCGCACTGGCCAACGACGCCGGTACCGGCCTGGTACTGGTGGGCGAGCGGGGCGTGCGTACCTTCGACGAGAGAAGACCCTGA